Part of the Woronichinia naegeliana WA131 genome, AATTCATCTCGAAAATTACGAATTTCTTCGCACCACCCCCGATGACAGTAATCCCATTCTGACTGCCAATAATGATAAAGTAATAGATGTTTTAATAATTGCTTGAGATAACTTTCTACTTGATGTCTTTGTTCATTCCCCAAAGCAGTTATTTCCTCGATTAAGTTTTCCAAATCTAAAGAATTAAAATCCCTTCGATGCAATTGCTCTAGGGTTTGATCGAGCCAAAGCATAAAATCTTGCTCATACAAAAGCTCAATTTTTGATGGTAATGGTATCATAGCTTTTTTCTAAACCGAATAAATATGTAACAATTGTCATAAAAACGAGGTATGGACAAAGGACTTAAGTCCCTTGTTAGCAAAATTAACAGATACTCCATAACAATGAAAAACGCCATATTCCTATAATTGTAACGGGATCAGGCGATCGCAGTTAAATATTAGTGGAGAAAGCGATCGCTTTTGGATTAAGATGAAACGATCACCTCTCAAATTTTATCTCGACAAAAAGAGATCGCCAATGCTGATTCAGCTTATCTAACAACCAATAGCTGCTAAACGTAACCATTATAACAAATCGCACTAATTTCCCCATATATCTTCATTTAGAATTGTTTCAATTGTTTGCTCAAATGGACATTCTTCTGGAAAAGAAACTTTTTGATATTCTTTTTTTACTTTTAATAAAGCTCGTTGCCAGGCATCATTAAAACTGATTTCCCATCGAGATTGAAGACTTGGTACTTGACTAATCAACAAATCAATTTCGGCTCGTTGATTACGAATTGTTCTTTCCCAAGCATTGTAATCATAGGGAGAATCTACATAAAGACGTTTTAATAAATGTTCAAGTAAAATCATTAAACGAGAAATTAATTCCTTTTTTTGAGAAATCCCCAAGGCTTCAACCTCCTCAATTAAATTTTTAATATCCAAGTTTTCAAAATCATGTTTTTTTAATTTACTAACGGTATCTTCCACCCACAGTAAAATATCCTTTTCATAAAGTGTGCTATCCATGGTTATTCCTCTAACGCTTTTCTAGTAATTACTTATTTTATCTTTTTTGATGCTAATCGCCCCTTACCCACAGATAAAAAGCGATCGCCGATTAATTGATACTGGGTAGTGTTCTGAATCTGTAGATAAGGCCAATTGTAATTAGTACACTGACAAGGTTCTAGAAAAGCGATCCGCAGGTCTAGAACATTACCAACGCTTTGTTCATTAAGCTTCTAGATATTGCATTCAAAAAGACGCATAAAGAAAAAAGTGACCATCTTGAGACCATAGGGAGATTTCCACCAGATCGCTGGAAAACAACCGCGAGGAGCGTTTAGAGAAAAATCCCATTGATCATAGACATCAAAACGAACCTGGCCATCTACCATCCAACCGACTTCTCTAGCGAAACTTGCCATAATTTTTCTATCTTGGGTTCTGAGGCTATCTAAGTTGCCCCCCCCCTTTTCATAAATTTCAAGTTGTATGCTAAATCCAAAACGATCTTGGCTATAGGTACGCCACAGACGATCAATCACTTGTAGAACATTGCAGGGAAACTTTGATAGGATTTCGGGAGCCAGATCATCTCTTTTCATGGCAACGGTTTCCAGAATTACTTGGTTTGTTTCTAGATCGGCCTCTTGAAAATGTCCTGAACTCAGGAATTGCTGGAGCCGACTGTAACGCTCAATGTCTGGAACTAAGAGTAGTTTTTCTTCCAAACTGGTTACTCGTTGGGTCAAGGTTGCTACCTGCTCGGAGAGGACAGCCCATTGTTGACTAGGATCAGAGAGATTTGACGGATTGATAGGGTCTGGACTGGTGAGATCGGACATGGAGATCAGTTCCTAGAAAGTCTAGTTCAACAAAAAGGATAACCTGAATTTGCTTCCCTAAAATGTCGGCTTGAAGGCTTTCCCCGCCATGACATCTCTAGCGGCTCGATGTAAAAGGGAATGACGATAAACTAAGGCCGTTAAATCTTCGGCATAACCCCCCCCAATTACGCAGGCAACAGGATATCCACCGGCAAGACAGGTACTTAGGACTTGTCGTTCTCGTCGATATAGACCCATATCCGTAAGTGCGAGTTTACCGAGACGATCACCGATATGAGGATCAACCCCGGCATCATAAAGCACCAAATCCGGTTTAACCTGGGTGAGGAGATCGGGTAAATATTGGGCCAAAATTTGCAGATAACCGTCATCATCCAAGCCTTCCGGCAGAGGAATATCGAGATCACTGGTCTGTTTACGGGTAGGAAAATTCACTTCACAGTGCATAGAGAAGGTAAATACCTGGGGATCATCCCGAAAGATCCAGGCTGTCCCATCGCCCTGATGAACATCTAAATCCACGATTAGTACTCGCTCCACAAGCCCCTGATGCTGTAAAACGCGCACAGCGATCGCCAGGTCGTTAAAAATGCAAAATCCTGAACCGTAGCTGGGAAAAGCATGATGGGTTCCCCCGGCGGTATTACAAGCTAGACCCATTTCGAGGGCCAACTGGGCTGTTAAAATCGTTCCTCCCACGGCAGTACAAGTACGTCGCACTAATTCAGGACTCCAGGGTAATCCAATCCGACGTTGGGCCTTGGCATCTAATGTTCCCTTGCAATAGCCTTCAACATAGTCGGGAGTATGGACTAATTGCAATATGGCCGATGAGGCGATCGCCGGCGTAAAACAGGAATCGAGGCTAATCACCTGATCTTTCAGCAGTAACTCGTACAATAGCTGAAATTTAAGCATTGGAAAGCGATGACCAGGCGGCAAGGGTGCGACATAGTGGGGATGGTAAACAACAGGAACCATGGCGATCGCGGATTAAGTCTCTAGCGGGAAAAGTAATTGACTCCTCTCGTTGCGGCACATTTTAACGATGCCATTTGGTGACACCGCCAGGCTGATCAATGAGGGTAATGCCTAGCTCCTTAAGTTGATCTCGTAGGCGATCGCTTTCTGCAAAGTCTTTATTTTTTCGGGCGATCATGCGTTGTTGAATGAATTGCTCAATCTCTTGGTCATTCAGGTTATTTTCGGTAACGGATTCCTCACTAATAGGCGCGCTCGCTAATCCCAAGACTCCAGCGAGAGTAACTAAGGTTTGCCAAGGTAGTCGCAATTGCACTGGATCAGTTTCCGTCTGACCTTGATGGACAAGGATATTGCCCTCTTTCCGCAAGTCTTTTGCGAGTTCAAAGAGAATGGCTAACCCTTCCGCAAAATTAAAATCATCATTAACGGCTGCTTCAAAACGTTGCGTCCAATCATTGGCGAGGGGGGTTAAAGGGGAAAAGTCTAAATCCCAGCCAAATCTTGACCCGTAACTATATCCAAAGGCCAAACCTTCTCGTAAAGTCTGCCAACCATTCGTCGCCGCTTGTAAGGCTTCCTGGGTAAAGTCTAAGGGCTTGCGGTAATGACCTTGCAGCACAAATAAACGCACAGCCATCGGGTCAATTTGGGCCAGTAGCTCCCGAATGGTGGTGAAGTTCCCCAGGGATTTAGACATTTTTTCACCCTCCACCCTGACCATGCCATTGTGTAACCAATAATTTGCTAAAGGCTGACCTGTAGCGGCTTCGGATTGGGCAATTTCATTTTCATGGTGGGGAAAAATCAAATCACTGCCTCCAACATGGAGATCAATGGTGGGGCCTAAATAGTCTCGTACCATTGCCGAACATTCAATGTGCCAGCCGGGCCGCCCTTCTCCCCAGGGGGAATCCCAAGCCGGTTCGCCAGGTTTAGCCGCTTTCCAAAGGGCAAAGTCAAAGGGATCTTTTTTCTTGGCTTCTTCGGGATCGGTGACTCGACCACTGGCTCCGGCCTGCATATCCTCTAATTTGCGCCCCGATAGTTTACCGTAGTCGGAAAAATGGCGTACTGAATAATAGACATCTCCTGCGGCTGGATAGGCATAACCCTGCTGTTCCAATTCAGCAACCAGTCGTTTAATCCCATCTAGGCTGTGGGTCGCACGGGGATAGGCGGTGGCTGGTTTGACCTGTAACTGTTCCATATCCTCAAAATAGGCGGCAATAAAGCGTTCCGAAACCGCCTCCATTGTCGAGCCTTCCTGTTTAGCCCGATTGAGGATTTTATCGTCAATATCGGTAAAGTTTTGGATATATTGCACGGCATAACCGAGCCATTCTAGGTAGCGTCTAACCACATCCCAGGTAATACAGGTACGGGCATGACCCAAATGACAATAGTCATAGACGGTAATCCCACAGCAATACATCTTCACCTTTCCCGCTTCTAGGGGAACAAAGGTTTGTTTTTGACGGGTTAGGGTGTTGTACAGGCTCAGGGTCATGTTTCTGGTTAGGCGATCGCGGCACAAAATAGGGTGATATACCGTGGGAAAATTGAGGGAAAACAAGCTAGGGGCGATCGCCACGATCTCGATCCAAGTAGAAATGGTGGCTACGCGGGTAAAGTTACAAGTAAAGTTAACCGGCCTGACCCTAAGCTGTTTTTTTCGGAGCGGGTTGTCTAATTGGTTTGAGATACTTAGGCGTTCTGAGGGTGGGTTCATCCAAGAGCGTCACGAAACCAAAGCAATTTTTGGCTGGAATAAAACGGGCTTCCAATTGGCAGAAGTAGCGTTCGGGTTTTTTATCCTCTTCTTTCGGAGCCTTGGGATTAAAGTAGAAAGGCTTAACGGGAGAGTCCTGCCATAGCAAGGGTAAATGATTGGATTTGCACTTGTCCCAATCCCCTAACCTTTCATTCCGATAGATGCTTAGGACTGGGCGTTTATATTGGGGGATAAACTGCCAAAGACCCCGCAGAATAAAAATATTGAGAGTATCTGCTTCTCTGAGTTCAGTCTGAAAAGCAACCAATTGGAAACCCAGGTTAACGGTCATGCGATCGCCTTTGAGAGGATACCAGGCTTTTGGATAAACTCGGAGGTAAAGTTCCGTTTCGAGAGCTAGGGCCCGTTTCAAAAGTAGCTTTTTGCCCATCAAGGGATAAACATTGTCTCCTATCTTTACTTGATATTTCCCCTCTTCGGCGGATTGAATCAGCCCCTTGATCACGCCAACTCCCTGGAAAAACAACTTTGCTTTTTCTGTTTTCTCTGGTTGCTCTGAGTCCGCTTCCCCAAGCACTGCCGTCTCTGGCTCTGGATTTTCTAGTACTGGTGCTACAGTTGGCTCTACTGGTGCATCAACTTCTGGCTCCACTGAGACAACTTCCTTGGTTTCAGGAATAACCTCTGGTTTCGATTTCTGTTTAGTTGCTGCTTTGGTCTTTTTCGCCTTGGTGGGAACTGGCTCTTTAACCGGAGTCGTTTCTGGCGTTACCTGCTGACTAGGAACTTCAGGTTCTGGCGGTTTTTCCGCCTCAGGCTTGGAATTTTTTTTGAGTCCAACAATTTTCAAGGTCATGGTGATGCCCCTCTGGATATTTTCGTGGTTAAGGTGTAAAGGTCTTTTTTGTCCTGTCCGTTCTATTAATATTAGAGCTAATCCTATGATCTATGACTAGAAAATCGAGAATTCTGTACAACTCTTTCTAGCTAAGGTTTTTCATCATCAGGAAATGGGTTTGAAACCAGGGCAAACGCATCAAAATTCTAGACTCTTTATTTGACAAGCCTTTTAGCATTTCATAAAAAATCAATAATGATTGCTGAAACCTTTACCTAGCCTATCATTCAAAAATAAGATGCGTTTGCCCTGGGTTTGAAACCCCGTCGCTCTATGAGGGCTTTATCTTGTTGGTGCCATAGGTCAAACTGCAACAAATTAGGGCATTCACACCGTCTTTCAGGGAGCGATCGCATTAATTTTGCGTGCCAGTTCCAGATCTAGGGCGGTAATTCCTCCGGCATCATGGGTGGTGAGATCGATGGTGACACGGTTATAGACATTAGACCATTCAGGATGATGCCCCATCGCTTCCGCCGAGATCGCAATACTAGACATAAAACCAAAAGCTTCTACAAAGGATTGAAATTGAAGTTGACGATGCAGTTTGCCATTGACGACTTGCCAACCCATCAAAGATTCTAAGGCAAGGTTAAGTTCCTGGTTGGATAGACAGGGGGGAACAGCCATCGTTTGAGTCTCCTAGAGATAGAATAATGAGATAATGCTCTTCGATTCCTATTTATTTTATTGTAAAACCCCAGTCAATCTTGATGATTAACAATGAATATGACAGCCGCAGTTTTCTATAAACGAGATAGTTACAATACCCAAGAAAAAAGATTGTTAGGTCGCCAATCAGCAGGGGAAGGATTTCTGAAAGCGTTTGTTCAATATAGCCAAGCTGATTCCATTTATTGTTATACCGATACCCAGGCTGAGTTTCACGAATTTTGTCAACGGGTTCAACCGTGGATAGTCGGGACTCGTCAAGGGGTATGGATTCCCAGAGATAATCCGGCAACGCTTGCTGTGCCAGGTAATCTATATCATCCCGATCCTAGACTTTCCAAACTCGCCTGGCAAAGAAGATTTACTGACCAAAAGGCCTATAGTTTATGTGGCATCACTCATACCATTGCCAGTATTGGAGTCATGGAGGCGATCGGTGATTTGCTCATTGCTCCCATACAACCCTGGGATGCTTTAATCTGTACATCTCAATCTGTCAAGACTGCTGTATTACATATTTTGGATCATTGGGCTGAATATCTGGCTCAACGAACGGGGGGAAAACCTAATATTGATATTCAACTGCCGATTATTCCTTTAGGGATAGATTTGAATGCTTTTTCTCCCGCCAATAGTCAGCCGAATGCCCGTCAAAATTTACGTCAACGCTTAAATATTCCTTCAGAAGAGATTGTTGTTTTATTTGTGGGTCGCTTATGTTTTTACGCTAAAGCGCATCCTGTACCAATGTATCTTGCTTTAGAAAAAGCTGCCCAAATTACCAATCAAAAAATCCATCTTATTCAAGCGGGTTGGTTTGAAGATGAAAGGGAAGAGAAAGGATTTCAAGAAAGCGCGAAGAGTTTTTGTCCCACTGTTAACTGTATTTTTGTTGATGGCCGTCAACTAGACATCCGTCGAGACATTTGGCATACTGCTGATATTTTTATTTCCTTAGTTGATAATATTCAAGAAACCTTTGGGTTAACGCCGCTAGAAGCGATGGCTGCTGGTTTACCCGTTATTGTTTCGGATTGGGACGGCTATAAGGAATCTGTACGTCATGAGATTGACGGCTTTAGAATTCCCTCTCTGTCTCCGTCTCCCCCGTTAGGGTTCGGGATTGCGGCGGCCTATTTAACCGGAAAAATCAATTACAGTACCTATATTGCTGAATCTTCCATGGCAACCATTGTCGATATTAATGCTACGGCTCAGGCCTTAGTTACATTAATTACTAATCCCCAACTGAGGAAAAAAATGGGAGAAAATGGTCAGCAACGGATCAAAGAAATCTATGATTGGCAAAGAATTATCCCCCAATATGAAGAACTCTGGCAAACCCTAAAAGAGATTCGTAACTCCGCGATAATATCAGTTCCTCTACAACCCGATAGCCCTCCCTATCCCCTCTGTGATGACCCTTTCCGTGTCTTTGCCCATTATCCAACAACACCATTAAAGAATGAAATGGTATTAGAGTTGGGTGATTTAGGCAATGCTCAAGGATTGGCAATGATTAGTCAACATTGGGTAACAAATTTCGGAGCGGATAAACGATTGTCACCTCAAATTATCCAGACTATTTTAGAAGTCATTCAAGCCGCCAAGGGAGAAAGTATTGCTAATCTCCATCAACATCATCCCGATATTCATTATTTTCAACTTATTTTTACCTTAGCCTATTTGATAAAGTTTAATATACTCCAAATAAATAAATTAAATATACTCCAAATTAATCATTAAGGGACAACGTTGATCGGGGTTTTTCCGCGCTTCAAGATAATTAACCTCAGATAACAAAAAACTCCTACCTGTAAATAATTGGCACTGGTATCGTCTGAGTAAATCCGCAAAGGATTATAGTGCAAAGCTTAGAGAAAACGAAAAAATAATTAGGGTCTGCTGAAAAAGTCCACAAAACGAACCTAGATGCCACAGGAGGCGAAAAATGGTGACTTCAGAGAGTTGTTTCCAATTTCAACCCCCAGTTTTCCAACGACGTGCATGGGCTTTGAGCCTCCAAAGGCCATAACCTTGCACCTGATCGTTTTTAAAATGCTTGAAAGCATTATCTGGCAAGGGTTCTATACTTATTCAGCAAGCCCTAGATAGTTTTTTTTTGCTAAGATCCGTGCAGTTTATCTAAAAAGCAACTTTCTATGAAAATTCAAGCGCAACTTCTTCTACTGGGTGCAGCCAGTGCTTTTGTATGGGGGGTAAGCGTCGCTCCCAGTTACGCCCTTAACCTGATTGGTAACTTGCCCCCGACCGATGATAACAGCGCGAATACCTTTTCCCCTACCGGTGGAGTCAGTATTAACGCGGTTTCTTTTACCCTTCCTACAGGGACAGACTATACCCTGGACAATGCCGTTTTACGTCTGGGGGCTTATGACGGTACCGAAGTTTTTAATGTGCAAATCCGCAATGATACTGGGGGAGTAAACCCTGGCTCAACGGTTTTGGCAAATTTCACTCTTCCAGCCTCCCAGGGAGCAGGTATTTTTGACTACACCTTTAACTCTCCAACTGCTTTTACTTTCACACAAAATACCAAATATTGGCTCTATGTCGATATTTCAACGGGTTCAGGCGGCTCAGGATCGTTTGATTGGCTTGCTTCCTCGCCTAATGTCACTCCTACAGGTGTGGCTAGTTTTGGAGCCTATCGCTTCAGCCTCAACAACGGAACAAGCTTTGTTCAAAATAATACTTTCAATAGTTTTCAGGTTAATGCCACTGCGGTTCCCTGGGAGACGGATGCCCTACCCGTTATTGGTAGCACGGTTCTGTTCGGTTTAGGTTTGTGGGGCAAGCGCAAACTCGCTCAAAAGAAAATCGACAGTCTTTAAATTAGTACTAAATTCTGTTCGTTTCTGATTAAAGGTAGGGGCTTAACAGTGTTAAGTCCTTTTACGCGATCTATCAAGCAATACATTGTCTGTTAACCGTTAAGATCAAGGACATAAAAGTAGTAGTAATATTTTGTTTTGATTAAAGGTAGGGGCTTAGTTCCTAAGTCCGTTGAATTATGGATTTGGAAACCAAACCCTTACCAGTTTTTAAGCATTCCAATACAACCATCAAGAATTTCACGGACGGCGCACTTCAATTTTGGCAGGGACAAGGAATATGGCGCAGGAAGTCCCCAATCTCAGCGATCGCGGGTCGGAGTAGTTCACTCACTTTCCTCGAATAACAACTCCTCTAAAATATGCTGCATCTGGTCATCTTCCGGCGATACCAATTCAATTTTGCTGTCTTGATTCATCTTGGCTAAAAATAGCAGGGGAGCCAAGGGCGTATAGATAGAATAACGCTGTTCTTCATGATAAAAACTCACCAAAAACTGAAGTTCTTCTGGTTCTAAGGGTTGATCATCACTTTCTAACTCTAGGGTTAAAATATCATCATCTTCAATGGGAGGCAGTTCCCCACTGACCGTCAGCGTATAGGCAGTGTACTTAAGGCTTAAATCCAGTTCAGCCAAAACCGCTTTAGCGTCAGCAAAAATCTGCTCAATTTCTTCGTAGTCTTCTAATAAAATGGCATCCGCTTCTTCATCGTCTTCTTCCGAATCTTCATCCCAAGCAATGATTATCACCGGAATATCTACTGGCATCAGTAACAAATAGGCGGCATCATCGACTTCAAGAGAATTCTCCACATAGCAATCTAACGTTCGTCCCATTTCATCAAAGAGGGTAACGCTATCTGCTTCATCCGGCTCATTTTCTTGGTTATAGAGATAGGAAGACATAGGGCTGGGTTATACTTTGAGTACTCAGAATATCACATTGATGTTACCGCTCTAGTTTTTTCTCCCAGATATTACACTGTTAACCAGTCAGACTCCGCCAAAACATGAAAAGCATTGACATCTGTGAGGTTGTATTGTAAAGGGGTCAAAGTAATATAACCTAACTGAAGGGCCTGTACATCGGTCGGAATACTAGCGGAGAGATGAAAGTGATCCGGCTGTTCAATATCCTTGGCAATTTCTCCGGCTAACCAGTAGTAGCTTTTACCTCTGGGATCCAAGCGTTTTTCAAAGGTTTCAATATAACGTCGTATTCCCTGACGAGTTAGCATCACGCCCGCAATTTCTGCTTGGGGCAAGGGAGGCACGTTGACACTGAGAAGCGTCGATTGGGGGAGGGGATTAGCCACCAGTTGAGAGAGAAGACTCTGGGCAAAATTGGCAGCCGGTTGAAAATCCTGGAAGGCAAAGCTGGCTAAACTAATGGCGATACTTGGAATTCCTTCAATCAGTCCCTCCATCGCAGCAGACACGGTTCCTGAGTAAATAACGTCTGTTCCGAGGTTGGCTCCATGATTAATGCCGGAGAGGACAAAATCGGGGCGTTCTTCCACCACAGCAGCCAGGGCGAATTTGACACAATCAGCAGGCGTTCCCGAACAAGACCAGGCCGTTACCTGGGGATGAAAAAAACCTTCCACCTGACTGGCTCGAATGGGTTGATGCAAGGTTAGACCATGGCCAGCCGCCGATCGTTCGCGATCGGGACAAACCACCAGCACCTGATGACCCGCAGCAGCCAGGGTATTGGCTAGAGTACGGACTCCTTGGGCAAAAATACCGTCATCGTTACTAATTAATAGTTTGAGAGGAGGATTTAGAGTCATAATTTGGGGCCATGATTTAGCAGTTTACGGGTAAACCGTTCAGGTTGATTGACTGAAATTGGGATGAAGAGAGGGAAAAAACTTGTGATAAGCTCAGAAGCACACCCTGATTGAGAAGTGTATTACAAAATTGAATCGTCGGCAATTTTTAACCCGCTCTGTCCTGGGAACGGCTCTTGGTCAAGGGCTGATAGCTTGTAATGCTTCTTCTTCTTCTGCCTCCACAGTTCTTTTTCTGAAAAATTCGATTCCGCCCCAACTGATTCATGCTTTTCAGTCTCAGGTTGCCCAGGGCAAGGAT contains:
- the surE gene encoding 5'/3'-nucleotidase SurE; amino-acid sequence: MTLNPPLKLLISNDDGIFAQGVRTLANTLAAAGHQVLVVCPDRERSAAGHGLTLHQPIRASQVEGFFHPQVTAWSCSGTPADCVKFALAAVVEERPDFVLSGINHGANLGTDVIYSGTVSAAMEGLIEGIPSIAISLASFAFQDFQPAANFAQSLLSQLVANPLPQSTLLSVNVPPLPQAEIAGVMLTRQGIRRYIETFEKRLDPRGKSYYWLAGEIAKDIEQPDHFHLSASIPTDVQALQLGYITLTPLQYNLTDVNAFHVLAESDWLTV
- a CDS encoding DUF29 domain-containing protein, whose amino-acid sequence is MIPLPSKIELLYEQDFMLWLDQTLEQLHRRDFNSLDLENLIEEITALGNEQRHQVESYLKQLLKHLLLYHYWQSEWDYCHRGWCEEIRNFRDELELRFQSKTLYNYLFAKFEIVYRKARKLAIDKTGLPPSTFPAQCPYSWEQVLDFDFLPRSQ
- a CDS encoding glycosyltransferase family 4 protein; amino-acid sequence: MNMTAAVFYKRDSYNTQEKRLLGRQSAGEGFLKAFVQYSQADSIYCYTDTQAEFHEFCQRVQPWIVGTRQGVWIPRDNPATLAVPGNLYHPDPRLSKLAWQRRFTDQKAYSLCGITHTIASIGVMEAIGDLLIAPIQPWDALICTSQSVKTAVLHILDHWAEYLAQRTGGKPNIDIQLPIIPLGIDLNAFSPANSQPNARQNLRQRLNIPSEEIVVLFVGRLCFYAKAHPVPMYLALEKAAQITNQKIHLIQAGWFEDEREEKGFQESAKSFCPTVNCIFVDGRQLDIRRDIWHTADIFISLVDNIQETFGLTPLEAMAAGLPVIVSDWDGYKESVRHEIDGFRIPSLSPSPPLGFGIAAAYLTGKINYSTYIAESSMATIVDINATAQALVTLITNPQLRKKMGENGQQRIKEIYDWQRIIPQYEELWQTLKEIRNSAIISVPLQPDSPPYPLCDDPFRVFAHYPTTPLKNEMVLELGDLGNAQGLAMISQHWVTNFGADKRLSPQIIQTILEVIQAAKGESIANLHQHHPDIHYFQLIFTLAYLIKFNILQINKLNILQINH
- a CDS encoding GUN4 domain-containing protein is translated as MSDLTSPDPINPSNLSDPSQQWAVLSEQVATLTQRVTSLEEKLLLVPDIERYSRLQQFLSSGHFQEADLETNQVILETVAMKRDDLAPEILSKFPCNVLQVIDRLWRTYSQDRFGFSIQLEIYEKGGGNLDSLRTQDRKIMASFAREVGWMVDGQVRFDVYDQWDFSLNAPRGCFPAIWWKSPYGLKMVTFFFMRLFECNI
- a CDS encoding histone deacetylase — its product is MVPVVYHPHYVAPLPPGHRFPMLKFQLLYELLLKDQVISLDSCFTPAIASSAILQLVHTPDYVEGYCKGTLDAKAQRRIGLPWSPELVRRTCTAVGGTILTAQLALEMGLACNTAGGTHHAFPSYGSGFCIFNDLAIAVRVLQHQGLVERVLIVDLDVHQGDGTAWIFRDDPQVFTFSMHCEVNFPTRKQTSDLDIPLPEGLDDDGYLQILAQYLPDLLTQVKPDLVLYDAGVDPHIGDRLGKLALTDMGLYRRERQVLSTCLAGGYPVACVIGGGYAEDLTALVYRHSLLHRAARDVMAGKAFKPTF
- a CDS encoding DUF29 domain-containing protein; the protein is MEDTVSKLKKHDFENLDIKNLIEEVEALGISQKKELISRLMILLEHLLKRLYVDSPYDYNAWERTIRNQRAEIDLLISQVPSLQSRWEISFNDAWQRALLKVKKEYQKVSFPEECPFEQTIETILNEDIWGN
- a CDS encoding 4a-hydroxytetrahydrobiopterin dehydratase, yielding MAVPPCLSNQELNLALESLMGWQVVNGKLHRQLQFQSFVEAFGFMSSIAISAEAMGHHPEWSNVYNRVTIDLTTHDAGGITALDLELARKINAIAP
- the cysS gene encoding cysteine--tRNA ligase, coding for MTLSLYNTLTRQKQTFVPLEAGKVKMYCCGITVYDYCHLGHARTCITWDVVRRYLEWLGYAVQYIQNFTDIDDKILNRAKQEGSTMEAVSERFIAAYFEDMEQLQVKPATAYPRATHSLDGIKRLVAELEQQGYAYPAAGDVYYSVRHFSDYGKLSGRKLEDMQAGASGRVTDPEEAKKKDPFDFALWKAAKPGEPAWDSPWGEGRPGWHIECSAMVRDYLGPTIDLHVGGSDLIFPHHENEIAQSEAATGQPLANYWLHNGMVRVEGEKMSKSLGNFTTIRELLAQIDPMAVRLFVLQGHYRKPLDFTQEALQAATNGWQTLREGLAFGYSYGSRFGWDLDFSPLTPLANDWTQRFEAAVNDDFNFAEGLAILFELAKDLRKEGNILVHQGQTETDPVQLRLPWQTLVTLAGVLGLASAPISEESVTENNLNDQEIEQFIQQRMIARKNKDFAESDRLRDQLKELGITLIDQPGGVTKWHR
- a CDS encoding DUF3727 domain-containing protein; the encoded protein is MSSYLYNQENEPDEADSVTLFDEMGRTLDCYVENSLEVDDAAYLLLMPVDIPVIIIAWDEDSEEDDEEADAILLEDYEEIEQIFADAKAVLAELDLSLKYTAYTLTVSGELPPIEDDDILTLELESDDQPLEPEELQFLVSFYHEEQRYSIYTPLAPLLFLAKMNQDSKIELVSPEDDQMQHILEELLFEESE